The DNA window CCAGGGCGCCCGAACCTGACGACTGGCCCGGACAGACCAAAAAGTAGGGACCACTGATCACCCCTTGGAATCAATCATCTAGCCAGGCGCTCTGTCACCACAGCGCGTGTAGGCACGCGAGCAGGGTGCGGGCTTCGATGTTGAGGTAGTGGCTGTGGCGTACCAGCACCATGAGCTGGCCGACGGTGAGCCACCGGTAGTCCGGCGGCACGGTCTCGGGGAAGTCCTCGCCTACCTCTACCACGAGGTACCGGTTGCGCGCGTGGTAGAAGCGGCCCCCCTCCTCCGACTGGACCACGTCGTAATGTGCCCGGCACCGGCCGGACTGGACGAGGTCGAGAAACGCCGGGCGGTGGCTTTCGGGAAGCCCCTCGTAGTTCTCCGGAGTGCACTGGACGGTGGGCCCCAGTTCGACGCCGTCCAGGTAGCCGGGTCGCACGTCGGCCCGGACGAGGAGATGGGCCACTCCGCCGATCTGGCGGGCCAGGAAGGCCACCACGCCGGTGGCTCGTGGCGCCAGCAAAGGTTGCGTCCAGGACCGTACCTCGCGATGGCTGGCGGTCACCGAGACGGCGACGATGCTGAAGTACCTGCCGTCCTGGTGGTAGATCTCGCTCGGCGACCGGCGCCAGTTCGCCACCTCGCGCAGCGGGATGCGCCGGACGACGATCCGGTGCTGGCTCTTGCGGTCGGCGATCCAGCTCAGCACGCCGGTCAGCGTGCCATATGGGCCCTCGTCCACCAGCGCGACGGATCGTCGGAGCGCGTCCCGGAACCCCTCGTCCACCACGTTTGGGGCGGGCCGCAGCGAGGCGGGCTCCGCCAACGGCAGGCAGGACAGCACCGTGCGGGTGTCCATGTTCACCAGGTTCGGCACGTGCAGCAGCCGGTGGATCTGGCCGAGGGTCAGCCAGCAGAAGTTGCCCCGGACGGGCACGTCCTCGTCGACCTCGACGACCATGTTCCGGTTGCGCTTGTGCAGGAACCAGGACCCCTGCTCTGACTGGAGCACGTCGACCACAGTGCGGCCGCGCCCGGGGTCGGTGAAGTACTCCACGTACGGGGTGGCGCCGCCCCGGTGTACCCGCGTGTAGTTGCTGGACGTGGCCTGCACCGTGGGGGAGATCTGGAGCGCGTTGATGTTCCCCGGCTCGGGTTTGGCCTGCATGAGGAAGTGCAGGACGCCGTCGATCTCGCGGGTCAGGATGCCCAGGATGGCGATGTCGGGCTGGTTGAGGATCGGCTGCGACCAGGTCGGCACCGGCCCGACGTCGCGCTGGACCGCCACCCCCTCCACGCTGAAGAACCGGCCGCTGGAGTGCACCAGGTTCCCGGTGTCCGGGTCGAAGCCCCACCCGTCCAGGTTCGCGAACGGGATGCGGGTGACCTCAAATGTGTTGCTTCGGAGCCGCTCGGCCAACCAACCGGGAAAGTCCGGGGTCACGCGGGACGATGTGCGCTGAGCCGAGGCGGTCAGCCGGGACCGGATCTCAGGCTCCGGGAACCGGGTCACCGGCCACCGTCCAGGACCGCCGCGCGAAGCTCGGTCACCACCCGCTCCACTGCCCCGTCATCGAGCCCCTGATGCAGCGGGATGCAGAGCGTGGCCTGAGCCGCCCATTCGGCCCGGGGCAACGGCGACCCAGCCCGGTAGGCGGGCACGCGGTGGAGCAGCGGGTAGCGGAAGGTCGTATAGATGCCGCGCTCGTACAACCGGCGCGCGACCGCATCCCGGATTCCGCCGTCCAACTGCACCCAGTACAGGTAGTAAGACGACTCATGGCCGGCCGGGAGCGGAGGCGGGCAGTGCAGCCCCGGTACGTCCGCCAGTTCCCGGTCGTAGTGTTCGGCGATCGCGCGGCGACGGCTCACGAACTCTCCGAGACGCCCAAGTTGGACGTGGCCGATCGCCGCGGCGAGGTCGTTGGTGATGGATCGTCGCGAGAACGAGGAAACGTCGATCTCCCACCACCGGTACGCGCCCCTCCGGGCGGAGTCGAAGCCGCTGACCTGCTCCAGCCCGAGGTAGGCGAGCTTGGTGGCGCGCGCGACCAGGACGGGGTCACGCGCGTACAGCATGCCGCCGTCGCCGGCCACCACGATCTTCATCGCATCGAAACTCCACACGCCGATGTCGCCGAAGGTGCCGCACGCCTCACCGTCCACACGGGACGCGACGGCGCAGGCGGCGTCCTCGACCAGCGCGATGCCTCGCTCGCGGCAGACCTCGGCGATCGCGGCGACCTCGCCCGGGTAGCCGCCGTAGTGGAGCACGATGACGGCCCTGGTGCGCG is part of the Carbonactinospora thermoautotrophica genome and encodes:
- a CDS encoding NDP-hexose 2,3-dehydratase family protein, producing MTRFPEPEIRSRLTASAQRTSSRVTPDFPGWLAERLRSNTFEVTRIPFANLDGWGFDPDTGNLVHSSGRFFSVEGVAVQRDVGPVPTWSQPILNQPDIAILGILTREIDGVLHFLMQAKPEPGNINALQISPTVQATSSNYTRVHRGGATPYVEYFTDPGRGRTVVDVLQSEQGSWFLHKRNRNMVVEVDEDVPVRGNFCWLTLGQIHRLLHVPNLVNMDTRTVLSCLPLAEPASLRPAPNVVDEGFRDALRRSVALVDEGPYGTLTGVLSWIADRKSQHRIVVRRIPLREVANWRRSPSEIYHQDGRYFSIVAVSVTASHREVRSWTQPLLAPRATGVVAFLARQIGGVAHLLVRADVRPGYLDGVELGPTVQCTPENYEGLPESHRPAFLDLVQSGRCRAHYDVVQSEEGGRFYHARNRYLVVEVGEDFPETVPPDYRWLTVGQLMVLVRHSHYLNIEARTLLACLHALW
- a CDS encoding DegT/DnrJ/EryC1/StrS family aminotransferase, with amino-acid sequence MINVFQPALGDQELAAVREVFESGWIGRGERTRAFEEAFAKHLGVGGDHVTSLNSCTEALFLAMELLEVGPGCDVVLPTVSWVGAANAVAARGARPVFCDVDPRTLNATADDVVAALTPRTRAVIVLHYGGYPGEVAAIAEVCRERGIALVEDAACAVASRVDGEACGTFGDIGVWSFDAMKIVVAGDGGMLYARDPVLVARATKLAYLGLEQVSGFDSARRGAYRWWEIDVSSFSRRSITNDLAAAIGHVQLGRLGEFVSRRRAIAEHYDRELADVPGLHCPPPLPAGHESSYYLYWVQLDGGIRDAVARRLYERGIYTTFRYPLLHRVPAYRAGSPLPRAEWAAQATLCIPLHQGLDDGAVERVVTELRAAVLDGGR